The following proteins come from a genomic window of Enterococcus gilvus ATCC BAA-350:
- the menA gene encoding 1,4-dihydroxy-2-naphthoate polyprenyltransferase, giving the protein MTRESFFDLVEIRTKLASLFPFIIAVLFANTYFHSFHWGKTLFFFFGMLAFDMATTAINNYMDFRKAHSEEYKYQENVIGRDKLSEKTVVLIIFGLIGFAAIVGITLAIQTGWLLLVMGCACCFIGVFYTFGPIPLSRMPLGEVFSGVTMGLGIFAITIYINSYDKRPFFMELDLQHFAITGSTTAVLAVIWASLPLIATIANIMLANNICDLEQDITNHRYTLPFYLGKRNAVILFNILMYSSYIAIVIGWIAGIYEWPILLTFLSLVRVYPQTKAFTKEQIKRKTFIFSIKNLVAFNSCYAIGLTATILLQIFIG; this is encoded by the coding sequence ATGACAAGAGAAAGCTTTTTTGATCTAGTAGAAATACGCACCAAATTAGCAAGTCTGTTTCCATTTATAATTGCGGTGCTGTTTGCGAATACGTATTTCCATTCCTTCCATTGGGGAAAAACGCTCTTTTTCTTCTTTGGGATGCTGGCTTTTGATATGGCAACGACCGCCATCAATAATTACATGGATTTTCGCAAAGCCCACTCAGAAGAATATAAATATCAAGAAAATGTTATCGGAAGAGACAAGCTTTCTGAAAAGACCGTCGTACTGATCATTTTTGGACTGATTGGTTTCGCGGCAATTGTAGGAATCACCTTGGCAATTCAAACGGGCTGGCTGTTACTTGTCATGGGTTGTGCTTGTTGTTTTATTGGTGTTTTCTATACATTCGGTCCGATTCCGTTATCTCGGATGCCGCTAGGTGAAGTGTTCAGCGGGGTGACGATGGGACTGGGGATTTTTGCCATTACGATCTATATCAATTCGTATGATAAGAGACCATTCTTCATGGAGCTGGATTTGCAGCATTTTGCGATTACCGGAAGTACCACCGCAGTATTGGCTGTTATCTGGGCATCATTGCCCTTGATCGCTACGATCGCAAATATTATGCTGGCTAATAATATTTGCGATCTGGAGCAGGATATTACGAATCACCGATACACCTTGCCGTTTTATTTGGGTAAAAGAAATGCGGTGATCTTGTTCAATATTCTTATGTACAGTTCGTACATCGCGATTGTTATTGGATGGATCGCTGGGATTTATGAGTGGCCGATCCTCTTGACTTTCCTGAGTTTAGTGAGGGTCTATCCCCAGACAAAGGCATTTACAAAAGAACAGATCAAAAGAAAAACATTTATCTTTTCAATCAAAAATTTGGTCGCCTTCAATAGCTGTTACGCGATCGGTCTTACTGCGACCATTCTCTTGCAGATTTTTATTGGCTAA
- a CDS encoding basic amino acid/polyamine antiporter, producing the protein MDQNQTPDNHTKEMSLLGLSMIVIGSMLGGGVFNLPSSISQSAGVVASLLAWLITGIGVFFIAKVFQTLSKETPEIIGGIYYYAKDGFGDYVGFNSAWGYWLSNIIGNVSFVILFLDALSKFIPSIGGSGGRIGLFLGTFMIWGVVFLVARGIRTASLLNTIATSAKVVPILMAIFLLFIHFKYQTFSMDIFAKNMMLNGKQLGGIPTQIRHAMLQTMWVFVGIEGAVVLSGRAKRARDVGRATLIGYSTTLAIYVLIVMLSFGSLPQEQLANLPSPSLSGVLRASTGPWAAHMIDVGVIISVLGAWISWTILAAEISFDAAQDKMFPAFLGKANKQNAPVNALILNGVIMQVVFLISRWAMDAFQAVTDTATTMVLVPYVLSAAFLWQIAKGKKHKGQQVLAIGGIVYGIYMLYSSGILNLLYCIGIYALGIVFWLWNSHTYHRPIFATKRDKLLFVLVTGLGVVSLVTFLIQSM; encoded by the coding sequence ATGGATCAGAATCAAACGCCGGATAATCATACAAAAGAAATGAGTCTGCTAGGACTGAGCATGATCGTGATCGGCTCGATGCTTGGCGGCGGTGTATTTAATTTACCAAGCAGTATTTCCCAATCAGCGGGGGTCGTTGCTTCCTTGCTTGCCTGGCTGATCACTGGGATCGGTGTGTTCTTCATCGCTAAAGTTTTTCAGACTCTTTCAAAGGAGACACCAGAGATCATTGGGGGAATCTATTATTATGCAAAAGACGGTTTTGGCGATTATGTCGGCTTCAATTCCGCTTGGGGCTATTGGCTGAGCAATATAATCGGAAATGTATCTTTCGTTATTTTATTCTTAGATGCATTGAGCAAATTCATCCCGTCGATCGGCGGCTCGGGCGGTCGAATCGGTTTATTTTTAGGGACATTTATGATCTGGGGCGTGGTCTTTTTAGTCGCTCGCGGAATTCGTACAGCCAGTCTTTTAAATACCATCGCCACGAGTGCAAAAGTGGTGCCCATCTTGATGGCGATTTTTCTTTTGTTTATTCATTTTAAGTACCAGACCTTTTCAATGGACATCTTCGCTAAAAATATGATGCTGAATGGCAAACAGCTCGGCGGAATCCCTACTCAGATTCGCCACGCGATGCTCCAAACCATGTGGGTATTTGTCGGGATTGAAGGCGCCGTTGTCCTGTCTGGCCGTGCGAAACGGGCACGAGATGTGGGCCGCGCGACACTGATCGGCTACAGCACGACGCTTGCGATCTACGTGCTGATCGTGATGCTGAGCTTTGGTTCATTGCCGCAGGAACAGCTTGCGAATTTGCCAAGCCCTTCATTGAGCGGTGTGTTGCGCGCATCCACAGGCCCTTGGGCGGCTCATATGATCGATGTCGGTGTCATTATTTCCGTATTGGGCGCTTGGATTTCTTGGACGATCTTAGCGGCGGAAATTTCATTTGATGCGGCACAGGACAAAATGTTCCCCGCTTTCCTAGGAAAAGCCAATAAACAAAACGCACCAGTAAACGCTTTGATCCTGAACGGTGTGATCATGCAGGTCGTCTTTTTGATTTCTCGTTGGGCGATGGATGCTTTCCAAGCGGTGACTGACACGGCAACAACAATGGTGCTCGTCCCTTATGTCTTGTCTGCCGCTTTCTTATGGCAGATCGCGAAAGGGAAAAAACATAAAGGACAACAAGTGTTAGCTATCGGCGGGATCGTTTATGGCATCTATATGCTGTACTCCTCCGGCATTTTAAATTTACTTTATTGTATCGGTATTTATGCGTTGGGCATTGTCTTTTGGTTATGGAACAGCCATACGTACCACCGTCCGATTTTCGCCACCAAACGAGACAAACTTCTATTTGTGCTGGTGACCGGCTTAGGCGTCGTGAGCCTTGTGACTTTTTTGATCCAATCAATGTAA
- a CDS encoding GNAT family N-acetyltransferase translates to MNIRAAVPADAASLSAIYAPYVEETTITFDYDVPNTKDFVQKIAEISEKYPYLVAEEEGHILGYAYAHAYKERAAYDWAVEVSVYVDRDKRGNGAGRKLYQALEATLRKQNVAILTACITGGNQASIHFHEKLGYREVANFPKIGYKFEQWLDVIWLQKFLMEVEGEMPPFIPFPEL, encoded by the coding sequence ATGAATATTAGAGCAGCAGTACCCGCGGACGCCGCGTCTTTGTCCGCGATTTATGCACCTTACGTTGAAGAAACGACAATTACTTTTGACTATGACGTACCGAATACGAAGGATTTTGTTCAAAAAATCGCAGAAATTAGTGAAAAATACCCTTACTTAGTGGCAGAAGAAGAGGGACACATTTTAGGCTACGCGTATGCACATGCCTATAAAGAACGAGCAGCTTACGACTGGGCGGTGGAGGTCAGTGTTTATGTAGACCGTGACAAACGTGGCAATGGTGCAGGAAGAAAACTATATCAAGCGTTAGAAGCAACGTTGAGAAAGCAGAACGTGGCGATTCTAACAGCATGTATCACAGGCGGAAATCAAGCCAGTATTCATTTTCATGAAAAATTAGGGTATCGCGAGGTCGCGAATTTCCCTAAAATCGGCTACAAATTTGAGCAATGGCTAGATGTCATTTGGCTGCAAAAGTTTTTAATGGAGGTAGAAGGGGAAATGCCGCCTTTTATCCCTTTCCCTGAACTATGA
- a CDS encoding ParA family protein produces MTGTIISFLNMKGGVGKTALCKEIGYSLAKDGYKVLFIDVDPQSNLTQSVFSKHGYMSTSLYEELPESEKEKDKRRRKHKIKTTSKSISQLFVDSARQPKPDEVILKLPMYHIIPGELTTIFIENTLGGAGKENALDNYILNNKLSNFYDYILIDCPPTYSYYTTAALNASDYYIVPVGVDAYSILGISLLEEVVEKVKLTDARKYQTKTLRNMGIIFNPFNFFKEERASSIINSIKSNVKLKKYNLYFFDEVFEYNNALKKKANYFILDYNNTKSLANLSNLTEEFKQRIKILEGE; encoded by the coding sequence ATGACTGGAACTATCATTTCGTTCTTGAATATGAAGGGTGGAGTTGGCAAAACAGCTTTATGTAAAGAAATTGGGTATTCATTAGCAAAGGATGGCTATAAAGTATTATTTATTGATGTAGATCCTCAATCTAATTTGACACAATCAGTTTTTTCAAAACACGGATATATGAGTACATCTCTATATGAAGAATTACCAGAATCTGAAAAAGAAAAAGATAAAAGGAGAAGAAAACACAAGATTAAAACAACAAGTAAGTCTATAAGTCAACTATTTGTTGATAGTGCTCGCCAACCTAAGCCTGACGAGGTAATTTTAAAGCTTCCTATGTATCATATTATTCCTGGTGAATTAACAACCATTTTTATTGAGAACACTCTCGGCGGTGCTGGTAAAGAGAATGCTCTGGACAATTATATCTTAAATAATAAGCTATCAAATTTTTATGATTATATACTAATAGACTGCCCTCCCACATATTCCTACTATACTACTGCTGCTCTCAACGCCAGTGACTATTATATTGTTCCTGTAGGAGTTGATGCATATTCTATTCTTGGTATTTCTCTACTAGAAGAAGTTGTTGAAAAAGTGAAACTCACGGATGCTAGAAAATATCAAACTAAAACTCTAAGAAATATGGGGATTATTTTCAATCCGTTCAATTTTTTTAAGGAGGAACGTGCGTCATCAATTATTAATTCGATAAAATCAAATGTAAAACTCAAGAAATACAATTTGTATTTCTTTGATGAGGTGTTTGAATATAACAACGCGTTAAAAAAGAAAGCAAATTACTTCATCTTGGATTATAATAATACCAAAAGCTTAGCTAACCTTAGCAATTTGACCGAGGAGTTTAAGCAAAGAATAAAAATACTGGAAGGAGAGTAA
- a CDS encoding tyrosine-type recombinase/integrase codes for MWIEEIQNSKGKKVYKYCDRYFDPKTRTRKKVSVTMANKTRDTKKEAQKLLDEKIDRRLNQKPLRKPTLTFQDLVDEWLPYYKKQVKEATYVTTKYAFNTFKNNLPYNWLVSTITPSDLVEVLEKLLYSENLANNYISMMKGKLNKLFSYAAKHHYIEINPIPQVVVERKRDERSGKIKDKFLEEDEYKRLVEYVDQHNKRYSLLFQWLYYTGMRPGEALALDKNDVYKKSDETYHVNISGTMLDKRRVKYMKKSNSTKSNAGMREIDIPENAIAIYKELIKMNPNGHFLFQTSQGTPFLNSSLNTYLRNHKAKMRIDKPVSLHIFRHTHISKLAELGVPLYVIQDRVGHEHSGITEKIYTHVTKNAKKVLKDNLEKL; via the coding sequence ATGTGGATCGAAGAAATTCAAAATTCTAAAGGAAAAAAAGTTTATAAGTATTGCGATCGATATTTTGACCCGAAAACGAGAACAAGGAAAAAAGTTTCGGTTACAATGGCTAATAAAACTCGAGATACAAAAAAAGAGGCTCAGAAGTTATTGGATGAAAAAATCGATCGACGGTTAAATCAGAAACCGTTGAGAAAACCTACCCTGACTTTTCAAGACTTGGTCGATGAGTGGCTCCCCTATTACAAAAAACAAGTAAAAGAAGCTACCTATGTAACTACAAAATATGCGTTTAATACTTTTAAAAATAATTTGCCATATAACTGGTTGGTATCCACTATAACCCCATCAGATTTAGTTGAAGTGCTCGAGAAGTTGTTATACTCAGAAAATCTAGCAAACAACTATATATCGATGATGAAAGGGAAGCTGAATAAATTATTTTCCTATGCTGCTAAGCATCATTATATTGAAATTAATCCCATCCCCCAAGTTGTTGTAGAACGAAAACGAGATGAGCGCTCCGGGAAAATAAAAGATAAGTTTCTTGAGGAAGATGAATATAAACGTTTAGTTGAATATGTTGATCAACACAATAAACGATATTCATTATTATTCCAATGGCTATATTATACTGGAATGAGACCCGGGGAAGCTCTTGCTCTAGACAAGAATGATGTTTATAAAAAGAGTGATGAAACATATCATGTTAATATCTCTGGGACTATGCTCGATAAAAGAAGAGTAAAATACATGAAGAAATCTAACTCGACAAAAAGTAATGCTGGAATGAGAGAAATAGATATCCCTGAAAACGCTATAGCTATTTACAAGGAACTTATAAAAATGAATCCGAACGGTCATTTTCTATTTCAAACGTCTCAGGGTACACCATTCTTGAACTCTTCCCTCAATACTTACTTGAGAAACCATAAAGCGAAGATGAGAATTGACAAACCAGTTAGCTTGCATATTTTCAGACATACTCATATCTCCAAACTCGCAGAACTAGGAGTTCCTCTATATGTAATACAAGATCGCGTTGGCCATGAACATAGCGGTATCACAGAAAAAATATATACACATGTTACCAAGAATGCAAAAAAAGTTTTGAAGGACAATTTAGAAAAATTGTAG
- the menA gene encoding 1,4-dihydroxy-2-naphthoate polyprenyltransferase, with the protein MENMKDLKHASKKMTKEHFFELVQIRTKFAGIFPFVIAVLFTNTYFHSFHPGKTMIFFFGMFAFDLAITAINNYMDFKKAHSETYKYEENIIGRENLSEKQIQRLIIGLVGFAAIIGLILVVQTGWMLLPMGAACFFVGVFYTYGPIPLSRMPLGEIFSGVTEGLGIFAITIYLNTYDQRLFFMELDRNHFAVTGDTRAVLAVIWAALPLMLTIANIMLANNLCDLEQDIQNHRYTLPFYIGREWGIRLFNGLMYSCYGVIFVGMLTGIYQWPILLVFVSLVKVIPQTARFTQVQIKTKTFPLAVENLIVFNSCYAAGLLITMILQRI; encoded by the coding sequence ATGGAGAATATGAAGGACTTAAAACACGCCTCTAAAAAAATGACGAAAGAACATTTCTTTGAACTTGTGCAAATACGTACAAAGTTCGCTGGAATTTTTCCTTTTGTCATTGCTGTGCTGTTTACGAATACCTATTTCCATTCGTTTCATCCAGGAAAAACAATGATTTTCTTTTTCGGGATGTTCGCTTTTGATTTGGCGATCACAGCAATCAATAACTATATGGATTTTAAAAAGGCCCATTCAGAGACCTATAAGTACGAAGAAAACATTATTGGACGCGAAAATTTGTCCGAAAAGCAGATTCAACGACTGATTATTGGCTTAGTAGGATTTGCGGCGATCATAGGACTCATATTAGTTGTTCAAACGGGCTGGATGCTGTTGCCGATGGGAGCGGCTTGCTTTTTTGTTGGTGTGTTTTACACGTATGGTCCCATTCCGCTGTCACGGATGCCCTTAGGAGAAATTTTTAGTGGCGTGACGGAAGGGTTAGGGATTTTTGCAATTACGATCTACTTGAACACTTACGACCAGCGGCTCTTTTTCATGGAGCTAGACAGGAATCACTTCGCAGTGACTGGCGACACGAGGGCTGTATTGGCCGTCATTTGGGCAGCGTTGCCTTTGATGCTGACGATCGCGAATATTATGCTGGCAAATAACCTGTGTGACTTGGAACAAGATATTCAAAATCATCGGTATACGCTGCCTTTTTATATCGGACGTGAGTGGGGGATTCGCTTATTCAATGGTTTGATGTATAGCTGTTATGGCGTGATCTTTGTTGGAATGCTCACCGGCATCTATCAGTGGCCGATTCTGCTGGTTTTTGTCAGTCTGGTAAAAGTGATTCCTCAAACCGCCCGCTTCACACAGGTACAGATCAAAACTAAAACATTTCCATTGGCCGTTGAAAACTTGATTGTCTTCAATAGCTGCTATGCGGCAGGGCTTCTGATTACGATGATTTTACAACGTATATAA